Proteins encoded together in one Janthinobacterium tructae window:
- a CDS encoding IscS subfamily cysteine desulfurase, with protein sequence MNAPEKNVGQVHFETAPHFPIYMDYSATTPIDPRVADKMIPYLREQFGNPASRSHMYGWTAEKAVEEARGYVAALVNADPREIIWTSGATESNNLAIKGAAQFYKTKGKHIITVKTEHKSVLDTVRELERIGFEATYLEPQDNGLITVEQLAAAVRPDTILVSVMLVNNEIGVIQPIDEIGVFCRSKGIIFHCDAAQATGKVVIDLQKTKVDLMTFTAHKTYGPKGVGALYVCRKPRVRLEAQMHGGGHERGLRSGTLPTHQIVGMGESFRIAKEEMDSEIGRIKALRDRLAKGLQEIEEVYINGDMEHRVPHNLNVSFNYVEGESLIMAIKDIAVSSGSACTSASLEPSYVLRALGRSDELAHSSIRFTIGRFSTEEDIDFAVNLLKSKVHKLRELSPLWDMFKDGIDINSIQWAAH encoded by the coding sequence ATGAACGCCCCTGAAAAAAACGTAGGCCAAGTGCACTTTGAAACCGCACCGCATTTCCCGATCTATATGGATTACTCGGCCACGACGCCGATCGATCCACGCGTCGCCGACAAGATGATTCCTTACCTGCGCGAGCAGTTCGGCAATCCGGCATCGCGCAGCCACATGTATGGCTGGACGGCGGAAAAAGCCGTGGAAGAGGCACGCGGCTACGTGGCGGCCCTGGTGAACGCCGATCCGCGCGAAATCATCTGGACTTCCGGCGCGACGGAAAGCAACAACCTGGCCATCAAGGGCGCGGCGCAATTCTACAAGACCAAGGGCAAACACATCATCACCGTCAAGACCGAGCATAAATCGGTGCTCGACACGGTGCGCGAACTGGAACGCATCGGCTTCGAAGCGACGTATCTGGAACCGCAGGACAACGGCCTGATCACCGTCGAGCAGCTGGCCGCGGCCGTGCGCCCGGACACCATCCTCGTGTCGGTGATGCTGGTGAACAACGAAATCGGCGTGATCCAGCCGATCGACGAAATCGGCGTGTTCTGCCGCTCGAAAGGCATCATCTTCCATTGCGACGCCGCGCAAGCGACAGGCAAGGTCGTCATCGACCTGCAAAAGACCAAGGTCGACCTGATGACCTTCACGGCGCACAAAACCTACGGCCCGAAAGGCGTGGGCGCGCTGTACGTCTGCCGCAAGCCGCGCGTGCGCCTGGAAGCGCAGATGCACGGTGGCGGCCATGAGCGCGGCCTGCGCTCGGGCACCCTGCCGACGCACCAGATCGTAGGCATGGGCGAAAGCTTCCGCATCGCCAAGGAAGAAATGGACAGCGAAATCGGCCGCATCAAGGCCTTGCGCGACCGCCTGGCCAAGGGCTTGCAAGAGATCGAAGAAGTCTACATCAACGGCGACATGGAGCACCGCGTGCCGCACAACCTGAACGTCAGCTTCAACTACGTTGAAGGCGAGTCGCTGATCATGGCGATCAAGGATATCGCCGTGTCGTCCGGTTCGGCCTGCACCTCGGCCAGCCTGGAACCATCGTACGTGCTGCGCGCTCTGGGCCGCAGCGACGAACTGGCGCACAGCTCGATCCGCTTCACCATCGGCCGCTTCTCGACCGAGGAAGATATCGACTTCGCCGTGAATCTGCTGAAATCGAAAGTACACAAGCTGCGCGAACTGTCGCCGCTGTGGGATATGTTTAAAGACGGCATCGACATTAATTCGATCCAATGGGCAGCCCACTAA
- the iscR gene encoding Fe-S cluster assembly transcriptional regulator IscR yields MRLTTKGRFAVTAMIDLALRQGKGPVTLSGISQRQSISLSYLEQLFGKLRRHEIVESIRGPGGGYSLARRADKVTVADIIIAVDEPLDATQCGGKEHCHGADAATGARCMTHELWSTLNEKMVDYLDSVSLQDLVDQQRQKIAEQSVMVMHRNHAALG; encoded by the coding sequence ATGCGTCTGACTACAAAAGGCCGTTTTGCCGTGACTGCAATGATCGATCTTGCCCTGCGCCAGGGCAAAGGTCCGGTCACCTTGTCCGGCATCAGCCAGCGCCAGTCGATTTCCCTGTCCTACCTGGAACAGCTGTTCGGCAAGCTGCGCCGGCATGAGATCGTCGAATCGATCCGTGGTCCGGGCGGCGGCTACAGCCTGGCGCGCCGTGCCGACAAAGTAACGGTGGCCGACATCATCATCGCCGTCGATGAGCCGCTGGACGCCACGCAGTGCGGCGGCAAGGAGCATTGCCACGGCGCCGACGCGGCCACGGGTGCGCGTTGCATGACGCATGAGCTGTGGTCCACACTCAACGAAAAAATGGTCGATTATCTGGATTCTGTGTCCTTGCAGGATCTGGTCGACCAGCAGAGACAAAAGATTGCCGAGCAAAGCGTGATGGTGATGCACCGTAACCACGCCGCCCTCGGTTGA
- a CDS encoding NADAR family protein, whose product MQISNVEELKAWIAAGGVPDYLYFWGHTPAQPQVPDKSCFSQWFPSPFSLAGVTYATAEHYMMAQKAALFGDTSVQARIVAAGRPSEVKKLGREVANFDAKVWEAARAGIVFDGNFAKFSQKAALRKFLLGTGERVIVEASPVDRIWGVGLASDNPRIGDPARWDGLNLLGFELMKVRTALRG is encoded by the coding sequence ATGCAAATCAGTAATGTGGAAGAATTGAAGGCGTGGATAGCGGCTGGTGGCGTGCCCGACTATCTGTATTTCTGGGGGCACACGCCGGCGCAGCCGCAGGTGCCCGACAAAAGTTGCTTCAGCCAGTGGTTTCCGTCGCCGTTCAGTCTCGCTGGCGTGACGTATGCGACGGCCGAGCACTACATGATGGCGCAAAAGGCGGCCCTGTTTGGCGATACCTCGGTGCAGGCGCGCATCGTGGCGGCCGGGCGGCCGTCGGAAGTGAAGAAGCTGGGGCGAGAAGTGGCCAATTTTGACGCCAAGGTGTGGGAAGCGGCGCGCGCCGGTATCGTCTTCGATGGCAACTTTGCCAAGTTCTCGCAAAAGGCCGCGCTGCGCAAGTTTCTTCTGGGAACGGGTGAACGCGTCATCGTCGAAGCCAGTCCCGTTGACCGCATCTGGGGCGTGGGCCTGGCCTCGGACAATCCGCGCATCGGCGATCCGGCCCGCTGGGACGGCTTGAACCTGCTGGGTTTTGAATTAATGAAAGTACGCACCGCCCTGCGCGGATGA
- a CDS encoding uracil-DNA glycosylase, whose product MTATTVPASITDALSLAHVSWHPILLRGLHAVMAADPAYLPTLAVDDYLPTQGRLFAAFALPLAQVRYVLVGEGPYPRADSATGVCFMDGAVGSLWSATGLSKPVNRATSLRNFMKMLLVADGQLQGGDTSGAAMAPVAAAAQLPGSGVIQTLPDLQRKMTEQGFLLLNAALVFRSHVPPVQDARGWLPFLQVVLEALAQQGGAALPQLVLWGKIAELIKRLPVAAMLPQVTAEHPYNLSFIGNSDMQALFGPMQLLRA is encoded by the coding sequence ATGACCGCAACCACCGTTCCTGCCAGCATCACCGATGCCCTGTCCCTGGCGCATGTTTCCTGGCATCCCATCCTGCTGCGCGGCTTGCACGCCGTGATGGCGGCCGATCCCGCCTATCTGCCGACGCTGGCCGTCGACGATTATCTGCCCACGCAGGGCCGGCTGTTCGCCGCTTTTGCCCTGCCGCTGGCGCAGGTGCGCTACGTGCTGGTGGGTGAGGGGCCGTATCCGCGCGCCGACAGCGCCACGGGCGTGTGCTTCATGGATGGTGCCGTCGGCAGTTTATGGTCGGCGACGGGGCTGTCGAAACCCGTCAACCGCGCCACATCCCTGCGCAACTTCATGAAGATGCTGCTGGTGGCCGATGGCCAGTTGCAAGGCGGTGACACGTCCGGCGCGGCCATGGCGCCCGTGGCGGCCGCCGCGCAGCTGCCCGGCAGCGGCGTGATCCAGACCCTGCCCGACTTGCAGCGCAAGATGACGGAGCAGGGTTTCTTGCTGCTCAACGCGGCGCTGGTGTTCCGTTCTCACGTACCGCCCGTGCAGGATGCGCGCGGCTGGCTGCCCTTCCTGCAAGTGGTGCTGGAAGCGCTGGCGCAGCAGGGCGGGGCGGCCTTGCCGCAACTGGTGTTGTGGGGCAAGATTGCCGAGCTCATCAAACGCCTGCCGGTGGCGGCAATGCTGCCGCAGGTGACGGCGGAACATCCGTATAATCTGTCCTTTATCGGCAACAGCGACATGCAGGCCTTGTTTGGCCCGATGCAACTGTTGCGTGCTTGA
- a CDS encoding GGDEF domain-containing protein — protein sequence MPRPYLIRLSAAIRQPCLSFLLWLCCNAPVHAQDLAEISAPRFAPRQVLVLYSLGSDASSQWQTLIHKGMSVELANENWHLAPGIYEERLDSVRVGEQPAVAGLETYLQTKYRMVQFDAIITENYLAAQFLSQHPQLFPGVPRYYVNQGRQDWAPADGINLDVRHDFGKAIAVMLQVTPGLRHIAVVGDGSARGQAWIAAIRAAIAPYQDRLKADFWDHLSQEELWRRTGTLGQGSAIYLLPVYRDVLGQRTTPPAMARDLASRSAVPIFTSVESLILPGVVGGYVISGEKVGRTIARILLGRTPDPDGMQVYIFDDAAIQRFGLRNLPGESRILNRPQGVWAQYHWQIIAGLSLITLQAALITALLLAQRSRRASVAALHAERDMLEERVLQRTLELLVANSRLEQQATTDPLTGLGNRRMMTLRLTEELERAQRFGHTLSLLMIDIDHFKRINDDHGHDAGDRAIAAVAQVLRSVTRGMDTAARFGGEEFVLLMPETPLPVALEAAERLRLAAASLRVECDDGQLVSLTISIGVTCNTPQSTAATRREADNMTDLLIRADQALYRAKHGGRDRVEWS from the coding sequence ATGCCACGTCCCTACCTCATCCGATTGAGCGCCGCGATACGCCAGCCCTGCCTGAGCTTTCTGCTATGGCTATGCTGCAACGCCCCCGTCCATGCGCAAGACCTGGCGGAGATCAGCGCACCTCGTTTTGCGCCAAGGCAAGTGCTGGTACTGTATTCGCTGGGCAGCGATGCCTCCTCGCAGTGGCAAACGCTGATCCACAAGGGCATGAGCGTTGAACTGGCCAACGAGAACTGGCACCTCGCGCCCGGCATCTATGAGGAGCGGCTCGATTCCGTGCGCGTGGGCGAACAGCCTGCCGTCGCCGGGCTGGAAACGTATCTGCAAACCAAGTACAGGATGGTGCAATTCGACGCCATCATCACGGAAAACTATCTGGCGGCCCAGTTCCTGAGCCAGCATCCGCAGCTGTTTCCCGGCGTGCCCCGCTACTATGTGAATCAGGGACGGCAGGACTGGGCGCCTGCCGACGGCATCAATCTCGATGTGCGCCACGATTTCGGCAAGGCCATCGCCGTCATGCTGCAAGTGACGCCAGGACTGCGCCATATCGCCGTCGTCGGCGACGGCAGCGCACGCGGCCAGGCGTGGATCGCCGCCATCCGCGCCGCCATCGCGCCCTACCAGGACCGTCTCAAGGCCGATTTCTGGGATCACCTGAGCCAGGAAGAGTTGTGGCGCCGCACCGGCACGCTGGGACAGGGCAGCGCCATCTACCTGCTGCCCGTCTACCGCGACGTGCTGGGGCAGCGCACCACGCCGCCCGCCATGGCGCGCGACCTGGCCTCGCGCAGCGCCGTGCCCATTTTCACCAGCGTGGAATCGCTGATACTGCCCGGCGTGGTGGGCGGCTATGTCATCAGCGGAGAGAAAGTGGGGCGCACCATTGCGCGCATTCTGCTGGGCAGAACGCCCGATCCGGATGGCATGCAGGTATATATCTTCGACGATGCCGCAATACAGCGTTTCGGCTTGCGCAATCTGCCCGGCGAGTCGCGCATCCTGAACCGGCCACAGGGTGTATGGGCGCAATATCACTGGCAGATCATCGCCGGACTGTCGCTGATCACGCTGCAAGCGGCGCTGATTACGGCCCTGCTACTGGCCCAGCGCAGCCGCCGCGCCAGCGTGGCGGCGCTGCATGCGGAGCGCGACATGCTCGAGGAACGGGTCTTGCAGCGCACCCTGGAACTGCTGGTAGCCAACTCCCGGCTGGAGCAGCAAGCCACGACCGACCCGCTGACGGGCCTGGGGAACCGCCGCATGATGACCCTGCGGCTGACAGAGGAACTTGAACGCGCGCAACGCTTCGGCCATACGCTGTCGCTGCTGATGATCGATATCGACCACTTCAAGCGCATCAATGACGACCATGGCCACGACGCGGGCGACCGCGCCATCGCTGCCGTCGCGCAAGTGCTGCGCAGCGTCACACGGGGCATGGATACGGCGGCGCGCTTCGGGGGCGAGGAGTTCGTGCTGCTGATGCCGGAGACGCCGCTGCCAGTGGCGCTGGAAGCGGCCGAGCGCCTGCGCCTGGCGGCAGCCAGCTTGCGCGTGGAATGCGATGACGGCCAACTGGTCAGCCTGACCATCAGCATCGGCGTGACATGCAACACGCCGCAATCGACCGCAGCAACCAGGCGGGAAGCGGACAACATGACCGATCTGCTGATCCGGGCCGACCAGGCCCTGTACCGCGCCAAACATGGCGGACGGGACAGGGTTGAGTGGAGCTGA
- the maiA gene encoding maleylacetoacetate isomerase, which translates to MKLYTYFRSSAAYRVRIALNVKGIAYDSIPVHLLQDGGQQLLPAYRAVNPSALVPALDDDGAILTQSLAMLEYLDETRPAMPLLPPDALGRARVRALALAIACDAHPLTNLRVLKYLKNTLCLSDEAKQEWYRHWMAEGLAAVEALLAQGDPAGTGLFCHGDSPTMADCCLVPQVFNAQRFAIDLAPYPRVARIHAHCAGLPAFAAAHPSQQPDAE; encoded by the coding sequence ATGAAGCTGTACACCTACTTCCGCAGTTCGGCCGCCTATCGCGTGCGCATTGCCTTGAATGTAAAGGGCATCGCCTACGACAGCATCCCCGTGCATCTGCTGCAGGATGGCGGCCAGCAGTTGCTGCCGGCCTACCGCGCCGTCAACCCGTCGGCGCTGGTGCCGGCGCTTGATGACGACGGCGCCATCCTCACGCAGTCGCTGGCGATGCTTGAATACCTGGACGAGACGCGGCCAGCCATGCCGCTGCTGCCGCCGGACGCGCTGGGCCGCGCCCGCGTGCGCGCGCTGGCGCTGGCGATCGCCTGCGATGCGCATCCGCTGACGAATCTGCGCGTCCTGAAATACCTGAAAAACACCCTGTGCCTGTCGGACGAGGCCAAACAGGAGTGGTACCGCCACTGGATGGCCGAGGGACTGGCGGCCGTCGAAGCGCTGCTGGCGCAGGGCGACCCGGCCGGTACGGGCCTGTTCTGCCATGGCGACAGCCCGACGATGGCCGATTGCTGCCTGGTGCCGCAAGTGTTCAATGCGCAGCGTTTCGCCATCGACCTGGCGCCGTACCCGCGCGTGGCGCGCATCCACGCGCATTGTGCCGGCTTGCCGGCGTTTGCCGCCGCCCATCCGTCGCAGCAGCCTGACGCCGAATAG
- a CDS encoding fumarylacetoacetate hydrolase family protein, with product MKLATLKNGSRDGALILVSRDLRQYQRVAAIAPTLQAALDNWDAVAPKLEQAYADLNAGQAPDAQPFDASLCHSPLPRAYQWADGSAYINHVELVRKARNAEVPASFYTDPLMYQGGSDSFIGPRDPIFALSEEWGIDLEAEVAVVTGDVAMGASVDDAAKAIRLVMLVNDVSLRNLIPGELAKGFGFFQSKAASAFSPVAVTPDELGADWADSKLHLPLLVDLNDKPFGKPNAGEDMTFNFAQLVAHAAKTRELGAGSIVGSGTVSNKQGNLFGSSIENGGVGYCCLAEVRMYETIEHGAPKTAYLKFGDTVRIEMRDAAGASIFGSIEQTVALYAGRA from the coding sequence ATGAAACTCGCAACCCTGAAAAACGGCAGCCGCGACGGCGCCCTGATCCTCGTCAGCCGCGACCTGCGCCAGTACCAGCGCGTGGCCGCCATCGCTCCCACCTTGCAGGCGGCGCTCGACAACTGGGACGCCGTCGCGCCGAAACTGGAACAGGCCTACGCTGACTTGAACGCGGGCCAGGCGCCGGACGCGCAGCCGTTTGACGCCAGTCTGTGCCACTCGCCGCTGCCGCGCGCCTACCAGTGGGCCGACGGTTCCGCCTACATCAACCATGTGGAACTGGTGCGCAAGGCGCGCAACGCGGAAGTGCCAGCCTCGTTCTACACGGACCCGCTGATGTACCAGGGCGGCTCGGACAGTTTTATCGGGCCGCGCGACCCTATCTTCGCCCTGTCGGAAGAGTGGGGCATCGACCTGGAAGCCGAAGTGGCCGTCGTCACGGGGGACGTGGCCATGGGCGCCAGCGTGGACGATGCGGCGAAAGCCATCCGCCTGGTGATGCTGGTCAACGATGTCTCGCTGCGCAACCTGATTCCGGGCGAACTGGCCAAGGGTTTCGGTTTCTTCCAGTCGAAGGCGGCCAGCGCGTTTTCGCCCGTCGCCGTTACGCCCGATGAACTGGGTGCCGACTGGGCCGACAGCAAGCTGCACCTGCCGCTGCTGGTGGACCTGAACGACAAACCGTTCGGCAAGCCGAATGCCGGCGAAGACATGACCTTCAATTTTGCGCAGCTCGTCGCCCATGCGGCGAAGACGCGCGAACTGGGCGCCGGCAGCATCGTCGGCTCGGGTACCGTGTCGAACAAGCAGGGCAACCTGTTCGGCTCCAGCATCGAGAACGGCGGTGTGGGCTATTGCTGCCTGGCCGAAGTGCGCATGTATGAAACCATCGAACACGGTGCGCCGAAGACGGCGTACCTGAAGTTCGGCGACACGGTGCGCATCGAGATGCGCGACGCGGCCGGCGCCAGCATCTTCGGCAGCATCGAGCAGACGGTCGCGCTGTACGCCGGCCGCGCCTGA
- a CDS encoding VOC family protein, which translates to MKIKQIHHVAYRCIDAKKTVEWYVKHLNMNFVLAIAEDLVPSTKAPDPYMHVFLDAGQGNVLAFFELPTQPPMDRDRNTPAWVQHLALEVGSMEELLGAKERLVAAGIEVLGPVNHAIFQSIYFFDPNGHRLELAANVGTPEMMAKLDAVKWEMLEEWSQTRRAPKHAAWMHAPADA; encoded by the coding sequence ATGAAGATCAAGCAAATCCACCACGTCGCCTACCGCTGCATCGACGCGAAGAAAACCGTCGAGTGGTATGTCAAGCATTTGAACATGAATTTCGTCCTCGCCATCGCCGAAGACCTGGTGCCGTCGACCAAGGCGCCGGACCCGTACATGCACGTCTTCCTCGACGCAGGCCAGGGCAATGTGCTGGCTTTCTTCGAGCTGCCGACGCAGCCGCCGATGGACCGCGACCGCAATACCCCGGCCTGGGTGCAGCACCTGGCGCTGGAAGTGGGCAGCATGGAAGAACTGCTGGGGGCCAAGGAGCGCCTGGTGGCCGCCGGCATCGAGGTGCTGGGCCCCGTCAACCACGCCATCTTCCAGTCGATTTACTTCTTCGACCCGAACGGTCACCGCCTGGAACTGGCGGCCAACGTGGGCACGCCCGAGATGATGGCCAAACTGGACGCCGTCAAATGGGAAATGCTGGAAGAATGGTCGCAGACGCGCCGCGCGCCGAAGCACGCCGCCTGGATGCACGCGCCGGCCGACGCCTGA
- a CDS encoding LysR family transcriptional regulator, giving the protein MSPSLRQMRAFVALAKTGSFTLAAEYLHVTQSALSGLIKELESVLGVRVVERSTRKTQLSEIGRELYPLFEKMIEDLDGAMAGIAQRKALKTGLVRIAAPQMMACTLLPEVIAAYRQAHPEVQLRLVDCPVENVSARVFSGEVDFGIGPERDPTAEIAAQVLFEMPFVLVFPEQHPLQQKERVTWADVGDYPFISLQGQFTERLLRDMHGAFRELSLNPYNEVTFMTTALAMVSANLGITVCLPYAEPMVKLYKLHMRALHQPELTRRFFVYTKTGRSLSPAAESFMAFLFQFVETHEWNVGGNNGARAALPAGSAAGTAL; this is encoded by the coding sequence ATGAGTCCCAGCCTGCGGCAAATGCGCGCCTTCGTGGCGCTGGCCAAGACCGGCAGTTTTACCCTGGCCGCCGAATACCTGCACGTGACGCAATCGGCCTTGAGCGGCTTGATCAAGGAACTGGAAAGCGTGCTGGGCGTGCGCGTGGTCGAGCGCAGCACGCGCAAGACGCAGCTGTCGGAAATCGGCCGCGAACTGTATCCGCTGTTTGAAAAGATGATCGAGGACCTCGACGGCGCCATGGCCGGCATCGCCCAGCGCAAGGCCCTGAAGACGGGCCTGGTGCGCATCGCCGCGCCGCAAATGATGGCGTGCACCCTGCTGCCGGAAGTGATCGCCGCCTACCGCCAGGCGCACCCGGAGGTGCAGCTGCGCCTGGTCGATTGCCCGGTGGAAAACGTGTCGGCGCGCGTGTTCAGCGGCGAAGTCGATTTCGGCATCGGTCCCGAGCGCGACCCGACGGCGGAAATCGCCGCGCAAGTGCTGTTCGAAATGCCCTTCGTGCTGGTCTTCCCCGAGCAGCACCCGTTGCAGCAGAAAGAGCGCGTCACCTGGGCCGACGTGGGCGACTACCCGTTCATCTCGCTGCAGGGCCAGTTCACCGAACGCCTGCTGCGCGACATGCACGGCGCGTTTCGCGAGCTGTCGCTCAATCCCTACAATGAAGTGACCTTCATGACGACGGCGCTGGCCATGGTCAGCGCCAACCTGGGCATCACGGTCTGCCTGCCGTACGCGGAACCGATGGTCAAACTATACAAATTGCACATGCGCGCCCTGCACCAGCCGGAACTGACGCGGCGCTTTTTCGTCTACACCAAGACGGGGCGTTCGCTGTCGCCGGCGGCCGAAAGCTTCATGGCCTTCCTGTTCCAGTTCGTCGAGACGCACGAGTGGAACGTCGGCGGAAACAACGGCGCACGCGCCGCCCTGCCGGCCGGCAGCGCGGCGGGCACCGCTTTATAA
- a CDS encoding gamma-glutamylcyclotransferase yields the protein MTQPDQHALSAIDAATIAINQRMNKFDGHDQVWLFGYGSLIYKADFPYIERRPASIAGWTRRFWQGSHDHRGTPMAPGRVATIVPQAGAVCDGMAYLITPEVFAHLDHREKNGYLRLATDITFDDGGKVEGLVYIANEENAAFLGAAPELDIARQIARSNGPSGPNSEYLLHLASALRELGKSDPHVFAIEQYLAQLQAPAQDSTAAYPGGISADAGLT from the coding sequence ATGACCCAGCCTGACCAGCACGCCCTGTCCGCCATCGACGCCGCCACCATCGCCATCAACCAGCGCATGAACAAATTCGACGGCCACGACCAGGTCTGGCTGTTCGGCTACGGCTCGCTGATCTACAAGGCCGATTTTCCCTATATCGAACGCCGCCCCGCCAGTATCGCCGGCTGGACGCGACGCTTCTGGCAAGGCTCGCATGACCACCGGGGCACGCCGATGGCGCCGGGGCGGGTCGCCACCATCGTGCCGCAGGCCGGCGCCGTGTGCGACGGCATGGCTTATCTGATCACGCCCGAAGTCTTCGCCCACCTCGACCACCGCGAAAAGAACGGCTATTTGCGCCTGGCCACCGACATCACCTTCGACGATGGCGGCAAGGTCGAAGGCCTGGTGTACATCGCCAACGAGGAAAACGCCGCCTTCCTCGGTGCCGCGCCCGAACTCGATATCGCGCGCCAGATCGCCCGATCAAACGGCCCCAGCGGCCCGAACAGCGAATACCTGCTGCACCTGGCCAGCGCCCTGCGCGAACTGGGCAAGAGCGACCCGCATGTCTTTGCCATCGAGCAATATCTGGCACAGCTCCAGGCACCTGCCCAGGACAGCACCGCAGCGTACCCCGGCGGCATCAGCGCTGACGCTGGTTTAACTTAA
- a CDS encoding PA0069 family radical SAM protein, with amino-acid sequence MKAIIPEHDDSFAGQAMLPPQSLKAHKGRGAVSNLQGRYEAHARAGFDDGWSVGGLDAAEGEAAPGWKTQVSDEQARTILTRNASPDLPFNVSLNPYRGCEHGCIYCFARPTHSYLGLSPGLDFESRIYAKVNAPELLRRELAKPSYVAEPIAVGVNTDAYQPCERERQLTRRVLEVLHECEHPVALITKSSLIERDIDILAPMAARRLAAVAVTVTTLDPVIARTLEPRAAAPARRLRTIRTLTEAGIPVGVSIAPIIPFVTEPEIEQLLEAVRDAGAIHAHYVVLRLPWEVSPLFQQWLEAHFPERAQRVMNRVREMRGGKDYDSAFGTRMRGEGVWADLIRQRFEKAVHRLGLHGKGGRFKQLDCTQFRRPLVVPPLGNSAKGGNAGQLDLF; translated from the coding sequence ATGAAAGCAATCATTCCAGAGCACGATGACAGCTTCGCCGGGCAAGCCATGTTGCCGCCGCAATCACTGAAAGCCCACAAGGGGCGCGGTGCGGTGTCGAACCTGCAAGGGCGCTACGAGGCGCATGCGCGCGCCGGTTTCGATGACGGCTGGAGCGTGGGCGGCCTGGATGCGGCGGAGGGGGAGGCGGCGCCGGGCTGGAAAACGCAGGTCAGCGACGAGCAGGCGCGCACCATCCTCACGCGCAATGCTTCGCCCGATTTGCCCTTCAATGTGTCGCTGAATCCGTACCGGGGGTGCGAACACGGCTGCATTTACTGCTTTGCCCGTCCCACGCACAGCTATCTGGGCCTGTCGCCGGGCCTGGACTTCGAAAGCCGCATCTACGCCAAGGTGAACGCCCCTGAGCTGCTGCGGCGCGAACTGGCCAAGCCGTCGTACGTGGCCGAGCCGATCGCCGTGGGCGTCAATACCGATGCGTATCAGCCGTGCGAACGCGAACGGCAGCTGACGCGGCGCGTGCTGGAAGTGTTGCACGAGTGCGAGCATCCCGTGGCGCTGATCACGAAATCGTCGCTGATCGAACGCGACATCGACATTCTGGCACCCATGGCGGCCAGGCGCCTGGCGGCCGTGGCCGTCACTGTCACCACGCTCGACCCCGTCATCGCGCGCACGCTGGAGCCGCGCGCGGCGGCCCCTGCGCGGCGGCTGCGCACCATCCGCACCTTGACCGAGGCGGGCATTCCTGTGGGCGTGAGCATCGCGCCCATCATTCCTTTCGTGACGGAGCCGGAAATCGAGCAGCTGCTCGAAGCCGTGCGCGACGCGGGCGCCATCCACGCCCATTACGTGGTGTTGCGCTTGCCGTGGGAAGTGAGTCCCTTGTTCCAGCAATGGCTGGAAGCGCACTTCCCGGAGCGGGCCCAGCGCGTGATGAACCGCGTGCGTGAAATGCGCGGCGGCAAGGATTACGATAGCGCGTTCGGCACGCGCATGCGGGGCGAGGGCGTGTGGGCCGACCTGATCCGCCAGCGCTTTGAAAAAGCCGTGCACCGGCTGGGGCTGCATGGCAAGGGCGGCCGATTCAAACAGCTCGATTGCACGCAGTTCCGCCGCCCGCTGGTGGTGCCGCCGTTGGGGAACTCGGCAAAAGGGGGCAATGCGGGGCAGCTGGATTTGTTTTAA